The following are encoded in a window of Allosphingosinicella indica genomic DNA:
- a CDS encoding OmpA family protein, whose amino-acid sequence MRRLARRPLTLLGAVSLGPTLLLAACSGGAPADQSEAAANDPAPSATGAVSEPTAGGGVSVATTAGGMRAEVSSLTGSVSGLNTRITDMGTVIDLPADALFDFDKAELTPAAATELAKAAELIRAGPPGPIQVIGHTDSKGDDAYNQKLSEARARTVADWFGGQVGVRQRAFQVSGKGESAPIAADTRPDGSDDPAARAKNRRVEVVIPKGQGA is encoded by the coding sequence ACCTTGCTGCTCGCCGCCTGCTCGGGCGGCGCGCCCGCGGACCAGAGCGAGGCGGCTGCGAACGATCCGGCGCCTTCGGCGACCGGCGCGGTATCCGAGCCGACCGCGGGCGGCGGAGTCAGCGTCGCCACCACGGCAGGCGGGATGCGCGCCGAGGTGAGCAGCCTCACCGGATCGGTCAGCGGGCTCAACACCCGCATCACCGATATGGGCACGGTCATCGACCTGCCCGCCGACGCCTTGTTCGATTTCGACAAGGCCGAGCTCACGCCCGCCGCCGCTACCGAGCTTGCGAAGGCCGCCGAACTGATCCGCGCCGGCCCGCCGGGCCCGATCCAGGTGATCGGCCACACCGACAGCAAGGGGGACGACGCCTACAACCAGAAGCTCTCCGAAGCGCGCGCGCGGACGGTGGCGGACTGGTTCGGCGGGCAGGTCGGCGTCCGCCAGCGCGCCTTCCAGGTCTCCGGCAAGGGCGAGAGCGCGCCGATCGCCGCCGACACCCGCCCCGACGGCTCTGACGACCCCGCCGCCCGCGCCAAAAACCGCCGCGTCGAGGTCGTCATTCCGAAAGGCCAAGGCGCCTAA
- a CDS encoding YceI family protein, whose amino-acid sequence MRAVVFALALAAMPAAAIAWQQAAPASPAATAPRDVQAGAYVLDKSHAKIVWGINHLGFSTYYGEFTDFDAKLSLDPANPAASTLEVTVKTASVATHNDKLDAHLKSADFFDAAKFPETRFVSTAVRPTGERSADVTGNLTLHGVTRPVTLAVTYNGAGKSPVSGQYVAGFSATATIQRTEFGIDQYAPALGDAVELKISGEFNPAA is encoded by the coding sequence ATGCGCGCCGTCGTCTTCGCCCTCGCTCTCGCCGCAATGCCCGCCGCCGCCATCGCCTGGCAGCAGGCCGCGCCCGCATCGCCTGCTGCCACCGCGCCGCGCGACGTGCAGGCCGGCGCCTATGTGCTCGACAAAAGCCACGCGAAGATCGTCTGGGGAATCAACCACCTCGGCTTCTCGACATACTATGGCGAGTTCACCGATTTCGACGCTAAGCTGTCGCTCGATCCCGCCAACCCCGCCGCGAGCACGCTGGAAGTGACGGTGAAGACCGCATCGGTCGCCACCCACAATGACAAGCTGGACGCGCACTTGAAGAGCGCCGACTTCTTCGACGCCGCCAAATTCCCGGAGACGCGGTTCGTCTCCACCGCCGTCCGCCCTACCGGCGAGCGCAGCGCAGACGTGACCGGCAACCTCACCCTCCACGGCGTGACCAGGCCGGTGACGCTCGCCGTTACCTACAACGGCGCCGGCAAGTCGCCCGTCAGCGGCCAATATGTCGCCGGTTTCTCGGCAACCGCGACCATCCAGCGCACTGAATTCGGCATCGATCAATACGCTCCGGCGCTCGGCGATGCGGTCGAGCTCAAGATCAGCGGCGAGTTCAACCCGGCCGCTTAG
- a CDS encoding SWFGD domain-containing protein, which yields MGDYRYRDDIRSDWRDDRARGQRDYRSNYAGSSSIFSDEDLVRGGSLYGGDGGYGRDEDRGGFARAADEVKSWFGDDEAERRREGDALRRDRGPEMSFRGQNRPLGRSRGQYYGSGDYYGGTGGDWGGQREPWGDGDYYRGAERQQQQGYGGQQQGGAPTDTHYRSWRDRQIAELDRDYDEYQREQRQQFGSDFDSWRRNRQMNQGNNATGGTSPTPDVATSSAETRGRNRTKS from the coding sequence ATGGGCGACTATCGATATCGGGACGACATCCGAAGCGATTGGCGGGATGACCGGGCGCGCGGCCAGCGCGACTATCGCAGCAATTACGCGGGCAGCTCCTCGATCTTCAGCGACGAGGATCTGGTGCGCGGCGGCAGCCTCTATGGCGGCGACGGCGGCTATGGCCGCGACGAGGACCGCGGCGGCTTTGCCCGCGCGGCAGATGAGGTGAAGAGCTGGTTCGGCGATGACGAGGCCGAACGCCGCCGCGAAGGCGACGCGCTGCGCCGCGACCGCGGGCCGGAGATGAGCTTCCGCGGCCAGAACCGCCCGCTCGGCCGCTCGCGCGGCCAATATTACGGCAGCGGCGACTATTATGGCGGCACCGGCGGCGACTGGGGCGGCCAGCGCGAACCGTGGGGCGACGGCGACTATTATCGCGGCGCCGAACGCCAGCAGCAGCAGGGCTATGGCGGCCAGCAGCAGGGCGGCGCACCGACCGACACCCATTACCGGAGCTGGCGCGACCGGCAGATCGCCGAGCTCGATCGGGACTATGACGAATATCAGAGAGAGCAGCGCCAGCAGTTCGGCAGCGATTTCGATAGCTGGCGCCGTAATCGGCAGATGAACCAGGGCAACAATGCCACCGGCGGCACCAGCCCGACCCCCGATGTCGCGACGAGCAGCGCCGAAACGCGCGGCCGCAACCGCACCAAATCCTGA
- a CDS encoding PRC-barrel domain-containing protein: MAIYDRYDDDDLRTRDRNYRYGRERGMFGQSNRTRYRERDDVERGYIRDRGYGSDETRRGLPIEETTRLIASNKVEGTRIYGSDGRRIGHVYNFMVDKRSGQVEYAVMAYGGFLGMGERYYPLPWRTLSYDREAGGYVIDLTERDLENAPSFTRDSEPRFDQAYGERVHGWYGLNY; encoded by the coding sequence ATGGCTATCTACGACCGTTATGACGACGACGATCTGCGCACGCGCGACCGCAATTACCGCTACGGTCGCGAGCGCGGGATGTTCGGCCAGAGCAACCGCACGCGCTATCGCGAGCGTGACGATGTCGAGCGCGGCTATATCCGCGACCGCGGCTATGGCAGCGACGAGACGCGGCGAGGGCTGCCGATCGAGGAGACGACGCGCCTCATCGCTTCCAACAAGGTTGAGGGCACGCGCATCTACGGAAGCGACGGGCGCCGCATCGGGCATGTCTACAATTTCATGGTCGATAAGCGCAGCGGCCAGGTCGAATATGCGGTGATGGCCTATGGCGGCTTCCTCGGCATGGGCGAGCGCTATTATCCGCTGCCGTGGCGGACACTGAGCTACGACCGCGAAGCCGGCGGCTACGTCATCGACCTCACCGAGCGTGATCTCGAGAATGCGCCGAGCTTCACCCGCGACAGCGAGCCGCGCTTCGACCAGGCCTATGGCGAGCGTGTCCACGGCTGGTACGGACTCAACTACTAA
- a CDS encoding M16 family metallopeptidase produces the protein MILFLRRCILALLFVIAVPAQAAGDGTWFYQGSDIPQDKAWTFGTLDNGLRYAVRRNALPAGQVSIRVRIGAGSLHEADGERGWAHFVEHMLFRGTENFPDRQARYVWQKLGANFGSDSNATTSATQTVYQLDLPHADRASLDTSLNVLSEMMDKARFDSAAIEGEKRIILQEKARRPELSTKMQEASWPLFYAGLLMADRDPIGTNATLAAANPAGLKAFYDRWYRPDNATVVMVGDADPAMMEELIAKHFGTWAARGTAARDPDYGAIATPETRIATLAYPGAPHVISATWLRPYRWRPDTIASEREDFAKSIASRILNRRLQAKSRGDAAFLNAAIGQSEATNVADMTMLSVSAKDGRWREALNEVFAILRDATAAPPSQEEIARELSNIRTSATAAMEGDDTVRSPQRAQQLIGALDDRSVVASAKEVLALFDGFGRDMTPAAVAAATRSLFDGAGPRMALLAPEAVSETDAEAALAAAEKIAPATRQAERKISMDNLPPIGAPGREVSRRTIDDLGVTIVTFANGSTLTFKQSDFEKGSVQVQLRFGGGLTAIDPKAPSLGWAAGAIASSGMADLDLDAMERLLTGRRMAMTFGVDDDAFILSGQTNGTDLGDQLRLLASKLAFPRWDAQVFGRLRSGALESYELAFASATARASREFGGVLRPADSRWAPVEKPAVQAADAKAFEAFFAPLTARGPVEGIIVGDVDLETAVQAFARTVGALPRRPAPVLPAGTTAVAPPPPSPDPARFTHNGAPDEAYAVIGWTTMGGLDHRKERRALSMAANMLQVRLFDRLREEEGATYSPSAISSTSETFPGWGVFYTAAAIKPESADAFFRIAREVVADLAAKPAAPDEFARVQNPILTGIERREKTNAYWVGVLQGIGAHPEKIDYARNYLADYKAMTAEDVRAAVARYVADAPDWSMLVVPARKAGGGNE, from the coding sequence ATGATCCTTTTCCTCCGCCGTTGCATCCTCGCCCTGCTGTTCGTCATCGCCGTTCCCGCGCAGGCCGCGGGCGACGGCACCTGGTTCTACCAGGGCAGCGACATCCCGCAGGACAAGGCGTGGACCTTCGGCACGCTCGACAACGGCCTGCGCTATGCGGTGCGGCGCAACGCGCTGCCGGCGGGCCAGGTCTCGATCCGCGTCCGCATCGGCGCGGGATCGCTGCACGAGGCGGACGGCGAGCGCGGCTGGGCGCATTTCGTCGAGCATATGCTGTTCCGCGGCACCGAGAATTTCCCCGATCGGCAGGCGCGCTACGTCTGGCAGAAGCTGGGCGCCAATTTCGGCAGCGACAGCAACGCGACGACCAGCGCTACGCAGACCGTCTACCAGCTCGATCTGCCGCACGCCGACAGGGCGAGCCTCGACACCAGCCTCAACGTCCTTTCCGAAATGATGGACAAGGCGCGGTTCGACAGCGCCGCGATCGAGGGCGAGAAGCGCATCATCCTGCAGGAAAAGGCCCGCCGCCCCGAGCTTTCGACCAAGATGCAGGAGGCGAGCTGGCCGCTCTTCTACGCGGGCCTGTTGATGGCGGATCGCGATCCGATCGGCACCAACGCGACGCTTGCCGCCGCCAATCCGGCGGGGCTCAAGGCTTTTTACGATCGCTGGTATCGGCCGGATAACGCCACGGTGGTGATGGTCGGCGATGCCGATCCGGCGATGATGGAAGAGCTGATCGCCAAGCATTTCGGCACTTGGGCAGCCAGGGGTACAGCGGCACGCGACCCCGATTACGGCGCGATCGCCACTCCCGAGACGCGGATCGCGACGCTGGCTTATCCCGGCGCGCCGCACGTCATCTCGGCGACCTGGCTGCGCCCTTATCGCTGGCGCCCCGACACGATCGCCAGCGAGCGCGAGGATTTCGCCAAGTCGATCGCCTCGCGCATCCTCAACCGGCGGCTGCAGGCCAAGTCGCGCGGCGATGCCGCCTTCCTCAACGCGGCGATCGGCCAGAGCGAGGCGACCAATGTCGCCGACATGACGATGCTGTCGGTCAGCGCCAAAGACGGCCGCTGGCGCGAGGCGCTGAACGAGGTGTTCGCGATCCTTCGCGACGCGACCGCGGCGCCGCCGAGCCAGGAGGAAATCGCGCGCGAACTCAGCAACATCCGCACCAGCGCGACCGCCGCGATGGAGGGCGACGACACGGTGCGATCACCGCAACGCGCGCAGCAACTCATCGGCGCGCTCGACGACCGCAGCGTCGTGGCGAGCGCCAAGGAAGTGCTGGCATTGTTCGACGGCTTCGGCCGCGACATGACGCCCGCCGCGGTCGCCGCCGCCACCCGGTCGCTGTTCGACGGCGCCGGCCCGCGCATGGCGTTGCTGGCGCCCGAGGCGGTGAGCGAGACGGATGCCGAGGCGGCGCTTGCAGCGGCCGAGAAGATTGCCCCGGCGACGCGGCAGGCGGAGCGCAAGATCAGCATGGACAATCTGCCGCCGATCGGCGCGCCGGGCCGCGAGGTCTCGCGCCGAACGATCGACGATCTCGGCGTCACCATCGTCACCTTCGCCAACGGATCGACGCTGACCTTCAAGCAAAGCGATTTCGAAAAGGGATCGGTGCAGGTGCAGCTCCGCTTCGGCGGCGGGCTGACTGCGATCGATCCCAAGGCGCCGTCGCTCGGCTGGGCGGCGGGCGCGATCGCCTCTTCGGGCATGGCGGACCTCGATCTCGACGCGATGGAGCGGCTGCTGACCGGGCGGCGCATGGCGATGACTTTCGGGGTGGACGACGACGCCTTCATCCTCTCCGGCCAGACCAACGGCACCGACCTCGGCGATCAGCTCCGCCTCCTCGCCAGCAAGCTCGCCTTTCCGCGCTGGGACGCGCAGGTGTTCGGGCGGCTGCGCTCTGGCGCGCTCGAAAGCTACGAGCTGGCTTTTGCCTCCGCGACGGCGCGCGCGAGCCGCGAATTCGGCGGCGTATTGCGGCCGGCCGACAGCCGCTGGGCGCCGGTGGAGAAGCCCGCGGTGCAGGCGGCGGACGCCAAGGCGTTCGAGGCGTTCTTCGCGCCGCTGACCGCGCGCGGGCCGGTGGAAGGCATCATCGTCGGCGACGTCGATCTCGAAACCGCGGTGCAGGCGTTCGCGCGCACCGTCGGCGCACTCCCGAGGCGGCCCGCGCCGGTGCTGCCCGCGGGGACGACGGCGGTCGCGCCGCCGCCGCCCTCGCCCGATCCCGCGCGCTTCACCCACAACGGCGCGCCGGATGAGGCCTATGCCGTGATCGGCTGGACGACGATGGGCGGGCTCGACCATCGCAAGGAGCGGCGTGCGCTCAGCATGGCGGCGAACATGCTGCAGGTGCGGCTGTTCGACCGGCTTCGTGAGGAGGAGGGCGCGACCTACAGCCCCTCGGCCATCTCCAGCACGTCGGAGACCTTCCCGGGCTGGGGCGTCTTCTACACCGCCGCGGCGATCAAGCCGGAGAGCGCCGACGCCTTCTTCCGCATCGCGCGCGAAGTGGTGGCGGATCTCGCCGCCAAGCCGGCCGCGCCGGACGAATTCGCCCGCGTCCAGAATCCGATCCTGACCGGCATCGAGCGGCGCGAAAAGACCAATGCCTATTGGGTCGGCGTGCTGCAGGGCATCGGCGCGCACCCCGAGAAGATCGATTACGCGCGCAATTATCTCGCCGATTACAAGGCGATGACCGCCGAAGACGTCCGCGCCGCCGTCGCCCGATACGTCGCCGACGCACCCGACTGGTCGATGCTGGTGGTTCCCGCTAGAAAAGCCGGCGGTGGCAACGAGTAG
- a CDS encoding sensor histidine kinase gives MATSSATTLSQPPGPMPGAATPQPTAASGGWNVAPKLPEQHTLFGDKNRAFWILQSAGWAGYFILRTLTGVANAMGFSFIIHTTLLTATGYSITLLMAAAYRRLIHQKPVVTWAVSISLVLIASAVFSAIETWSHATFLRPGTRPEGLQFFGAILLDFALLAAWSALYYGINYYLLLEQQTDRMLRLEAQASSAQLAMLRYQLNPHFLFNTLNSISTLVLLKQTDRANAMLSRLSSFLRYTLVNEPTGQVTIEQEVETLKLYLEIEKMRFEERLRPIFTIDPAVRRGRLPSLLLQPLVENAIKYAVTPQEEGADITIDARKVGGRVAIRVSDTGPGVDAQSALSARSTGVGLANIRDRLAQAYGADHRFETQTSATGGFSVTIDIPFQTESEELK, from the coding sequence GTGGCAACGAGTAGCGCAACGACCCTGAGCCAGCCGCCCGGCCCGATGCCGGGGGCGGCGACACCGCAGCCGACAGCGGCGAGCGGGGGGTGGAACGTCGCGCCCAAATTGCCCGAGCAGCACACCCTGTTCGGCGACAAGAACCGCGCCTTCTGGATCCTGCAGTCGGCCGGGTGGGCCGGCTATTTCATCCTGAGAACGCTGACCGGCGTCGCCAATGCGATGGGGTTCAGCTTCATCATCCACACGACGCTGCTGACCGCGACAGGCTATTCGATCACCTTGCTGATGGCGGCGGCCTACCGGCGGCTGATCCACCAGAAGCCGGTGGTCACCTGGGCGGTCTCCATCAGTCTGGTGCTGATCGCCTCCGCGGTCTTTTCGGCGATCGAGACGTGGAGCCACGCGACCTTCCTGAGGCCCGGAACGCGGCCCGAGGGGCTGCAATTCTTCGGCGCCATCCTGCTCGATTTCGCGCTGCTCGCGGCCTGGTCGGCGCTCTATTACGGGATCAATTACTACCTCTTGCTCGAGCAGCAGACCGACCGGATGCTGCGGCTGGAGGCGCAGGCGAGCAGCGCGCAGCTCGCGATGCTGCGCTACCAGCTCAACCCGCACTTCCTTTTCAACACCCTCAACTCCATATCGACGCTCGTCCTGCTGAAGCAGACCGACCGTGCCAATGCGATGCTCTCGCGGCTGTCGTCCTTCCTCAGGTACACATTGGTCAACGAGCCCACCGGGCAAGTGACCATCGAGCAGGAGGTGGAGACGCTGAAACTCTATCTCGAGATAGAGAAGATGCGGTTCGAGGAGCGGCTGCGGCCGATCTTCACCATCGATCCGGCGGTGCGGCGCGGCAGATTGCCATCGCTGCTGCTGCAGCCGCTGGTGGAAAATGCGATCAAATATGCGGTGACGCCGCAGGAGGAAGGCGCAGACATTACCATCGACGCGCGCAAGGTGGGCGGGCGCGTTGCGATACGGGTTTCAGACACGGGACCGGGCGTCGACGCCCAGTCCGCACTCTCGGCACGTTCCACCGGAGTCGGACTGGCGAACATTCGGGACAGGCTGGCGCAGGCCTATGGCGCCGACCATCGTTTTGAGACTCAAACGAGTGCAACAGGGGGATTCAGCGTAACCATCGACATCCCATTCCAGACTGAATCCGAGGAATTGAAATGA
- a CDS encoding LytR/AlgR family response regulator transcription factor translates to MTIRTILVDDEPLATQGLRLRLERHPDVEVIDTCSNGREAIRAVKTHKPDLVFLDIQMPGFDGFSVIQGLLEVDPPLFVFVTAYSDHAIRAFDAQAIDYLMKPVEEDRLADTMDRVRQRLAERRSAEEAGKLKEVLAEVAPDAVDSVEGEESLASSRFEKLINIKDRGQIFRVDVDSIESVEAAGDYMCIKTADNTLILRETMKDLEKRLDPRRFQRVHRSTIVNLDLVRQVKPHTNGECFLVLDSGSQVKVSRSYRDVVARFVH, encoded by the coding sequence ATGACCATTCGCACGATCCTGGTCGACGACGAGCCGCTGGCCACGCAGGGCCTCAGGCTGCGGCTGGAGCGGCACCCCGACGTCGAGGTGATCGACACATGCTCGAACGGCCGCGAGGCGATCCGCGCGGTGAAGACACACAAGCCCGATCTCGTCTTCCTCGACATCCAGATGCCGGGCTTCGACGGTTTCTCGGTGATTCAGGGGCTGTTGGAGGTCGATCCACCACTGTTCGTCTTCGTCACTGCCTATTCGGACCATGCGATCCGCGCCTTTGACGCGCAGGCGATCGACTATCTGATGAAGCCGGTGGAGGAAGACCGGCTGGCCGACACGATGGACCGCGTCCGCCAGCGCCTCGCAGAGCGGCGCAGCGCCGAGGAAGCGGGCAAGCTCAAGGAAGTGCTCGCCGAAGTCGCGCCGGACGCGGTGGACAGCGTGGAGGGCGAGGAATCGCTCGCCTCGAGCCGCTTCGAGAAATTGATCAACATCAAGGATCGCGGCCAGATCTTCCGTGTCGACGTCGATTCGATCGAGAGCGTCGAGGCGGCCGGCGATTACATGTGCATCAAGACCGCCGACAACACGCTGATCCTGCGCGAGACGATGAAGGATCTGGAGAAGCGGCTCGATCCGCGCCGTTTCCAGCGCGTCCACCGCTCGACGATCGTCAACCTCGATCTCGTCCGCCAGGTGAAGCCGCACACCAACGGCGAATGCTTCCTGGTGCTCGATTCGGGCAGCCAGGTGAAGGTCAGCCGCAGCTATCGCGACGTGGTGGCGCGGTTCGTCCACTGA
- the queG gene encoding tRNA epoxyqueuosine(34) reductase QueG — translation MTAPLSLRDRLEAEARSLGFTAFGIARADAAPRSGERLRAWLADGAHGDMIWMEETANRRASPAGLWPEVRSVIALGMSYAPAADPRLLEAEPEAGRISVYAQGGDYHDVVKRALKALARWLVAAAPSELKVFVDTAPVMEKPLAEAAGIGWQGKHTNLVSREDGSWLFLGTIFTTLELEADAPHALRCGSCHACIDACPTAAFPVPYRLDARRCISYLTIEHKGPIPEEFRAAIGNRIYGCDDCLAACPWNRFASSARRNQAFLPRAELAAPALADLLALDDAGFRRVFAGSPIKRIGRNRMVRNAAIAAGNSGSAALVPVLQRLTDDADAVVAEAARWALERLAVSAAPR, via the coding sequence ATGACCGCGCCCCTTTCTCTTCGCGACCGGCTGGAAGCCGAAGCGCGTTCGCTGGGCTTCACCGCGTTCGGCATCGCGCGCGCGGATGCGGCCCCGCGGAGCGGCGAGCGGCTGCGCGCATGGCTCGCCGACGGCGCGCATGGCGACATGATCTGGATGGAGGAAACCGCCAACCGCCGGGCCAGCCCTGCCGGGCTGTGGCCGGAGGTCCGATCGGTGATCGCGCTGGGGATGAGCTATGCGCCCGCCGCCGATCCGCGGCTGCTCGAAGCCGAGCCCGAGGCCGGACGCATTTCGGTCTATGCGCAGGGCGGCGATTATCACGACGTGGTGAAGCGCGCGCTGAAGGCGCTGGCGCGCTGGCTGGTCGCGGCGGCGCCCTCCGAGCTCAAGGTGTTCGTCGACACCGCACCGGTTATGGAGAAGCCGCTGGCCGAGGCGGCGGGGATCGGCTGGCAGGGGAAGCACACCAACCTGGTCAGCCGCGAGGACGGGAGCTGGCTGTTCCTCGGCACGATCTTCACCACGCTAGAGCTGGAGGCGGACGCGCCGCATGCGCTGCGCTGCGGAAGCTGCCACGCCTGCATCGATGCGTGCCCGACCGCCGCGTTTCCGGTGCCATACCGGCTCGATGCGCGGCGCTGCATCTCCTACCTCACGATCGAGCATAAGGGGCCGATCCCCGAAGAGTTTCGCGCTGCGATCGGCAACCGCATCTACGGCTGCGACGATTGCCTCGCCGCCTGCCCGTGGAACCGCTTCGCGAGCAGCGCGCGCCGCAACCAGGCGTTTTTGCCGCGCGCCGAACTGGCGGCGCCTGCGCTGGCCGATCTGCTGGCGCTCGATGACGCCGGTTTCCGCCGAGTGTTCGCGGGATCGCCGATCAAGCGGATCGGGCGCAACCGCATGGTTCGCAACGCCGCGATCGCCGCCGGCAACAGCGGCAGCGCCGCGCTCGTGCCGGTGCTGCAGCGGCTGACCGATGATGCGGACGCGGTGGTCGCCGAAGCGGCGCGCTGGGCGCTGGAGCGGCTGGCGGTCAGCGCCGCGCCGCGGTGA
- a CDS encoding adenosine kinase, whose product MTAPTLDVLAIGNAIVDVIAPADDTFLADEGLAKGSMRLIDAGEAERLYGRMAAGRETSGGSAANTAAGVAALGARAGFIGQVAADQLGAVFAHDIRAVGVAFETPAAGDGPAPTARCLILVTPDAQRTMNTFLGASQHLPPAAINSAQIESAAILYLEGYLWDPEEPRAAMERAIEIARGAGRKVAFTLSDSFCIARHRAGFLKLIEDQRIDILFANEAEITELAGESDFEAAVAAIAPKVPVLVVTRSENGAIAVSGNERAEVAAEPVEKVIDTTGAGDLFAAGFLTGHAQGRSLEESLTLGAIAAAEVISHYGARPEADLKALAAKRIG is encoded by the coding sequence ATGACCGCCCCCACCCTCGACGTCCTCGCTATCGGCAATGCCATCGTCGACGTAATCGCGCCCGCCGATGACACGTTCCTCGCCGACGAGGGGCTGGCGAAGGGGTCGATGCGGCTGATCGACGCCGGTGAGGCCGAGCGGCTCTATGGCCGGATGGCCGCGGGGCGCGAGACGAGCGGTGGATCGGCGGCCAACACCGCCGCCGGCGTCGCCGCTCTCGGCGCGCGCGCGGGCTTCATCGGCCAGGTCGCCGCCGATCAGCTCGGCGCCGTCTTCGCGCATGACATCCGCGCGGTTGGCGTTGCGTTCGAGACGCCCGCGGCTGGGGACGGCCCCGCCCCCACCGCGCGGTGCCTGATCCTCGTGACGCCCGATGCGCAGCGGACGATGAACACCTTCCTCGGCGCGTCGCAGCATCTGCCGCCCGCGGCGATCAATTCGGCGCAGATCGAGAGCGCGGCGATCCTCTATCTCGAAGGCTATCTGTGGGATCCGGAAGAGCCGCGCGCGGCGATGGAGCGGGCGATCGAGATCGCGCGGGGCGCGGGCCGCAAGGTCGCCTTTACGCTCTCCGACAGCTTCTGCATTGCGCGGCACCGCGCCGGATTCCTCAAGCTGATCGAGGATCAGCGGATCGACATCCTCTTCGCGAACGAGGCGGAGATTACCGAACTGGCCGGCGAGAGCGATTTCGAGGCGGCAGTCGCGGCGATCGCGCCCAAGGTGCCGGTGCTGGTGGTGACGCGCAGCGAAAACGGCGCAATCGCGGTCAGCGGGAATGAGCGTGCCGAAGTGGCGGCCGAGCCGGTCGAAAAGGTGATCGACACCACCGGCGCGGGCGATCTTTTCGCCGCGGGCTTCCTGACCGGCCATGCGCAGGGCCGGAGCCTCGAGGAAAGCCTGACATTGGGCGCGATCGCTGCGGCGGAAGTGATCTCGCATTATGGTGCGCGCCCGGAGGCGGATCTGAAGGCGCTGGCAGCGAAGCGGATCGGATGA
- the cysQ gene encoding 3'(2'),5'-bisphosphate nucleotidase CysQ yields the protein MPTPILEPLVSAALEAGADILCVYTEGCAVDIKPDGSPVTIADQRAEAIILAALARDFPGVPVVAEEEACAGRIPADLGTRFFLVDPLDGTRGFADRTGEFTVNIALIENGDPVAGVVYAPVPDALYFGEIGHGASRRLKGGAEEAIATRSRLPGRLDAVGSRNHASPEDAARLAEMGVTGHVASGSSLKFCVLAEGGADVYPRWGRTMEWDTAAGHAVLEAAGGRVLDLAGDPLRYGKPGFENPHFIAWGT from the coding sequence TTGCCGACGCCGATCCTCGAACCGCTTGTCTCCGCCGCACTCGAAGCGGGCGCGGATATCCTCTGCGTCTACACCGAAGGCTGTGCGGTCGATATCAAGCCCGACGGCTCTCCGGTCACAATCGCGGACCAGCGCGCCGAGGCGATCATCCTCGCCGCGCTCGCCCGCGATTTTCCCGGCGTCCCGGTCGTCGCGGAAGAGGAGGCATGCGCGGGCCGCATCCCCGCCGATCTCGGCACCCGCTTCTTCCTCGTCGATCCACTCGACGGCACGCGCGGTTTCGCCGACCGCACCGGCGAGTTCACGGTCAATATCGCGCTGATCGAGAATGGCGATCCGGTCGCGGGCGTCGTCTACGCGCCCGTGCCCGACGCGCTCTATTTTGGCGAGATCGGCCACGGCGCGTCCCGCCGGCTGAAGGGCGGCGCCGAGGAGGCGATTGCCACGCGCTCGCGCCTTCCCGGACGGCTCGATGCGGTAGGGAGCCGCAACCACGCTTCTCCCGAGGACGCTGCGCGGCTCGCCGAGATGGGCGTCACCGGCCATGTCGCCTCCGGCTCGTCGCTCAAATTCTGCGTGCTCGCGGAAGGCGGCGCCGATGTCTATCCGCGCTGGGGCCGCACGATGGAATGGGATACCGCCGCCGGCCACGCCGTGCTCGAAGCGGCGGGCGGCCGCGTCCTCGACCTGGCCGGCGATCCGCTACGCTACGGCAAGCCTGGCTTCGAGAACCCCCATTTCATCGCCTGGGGGACGTAG